A genomic segment from Deltaproteobacteria bacterium encodes:
- a CDS encoding GNAT family N-acetyltransferase: protein MATDTRDFPLTFAWRVEMARELASALPEPELPRGMLFVDFRPVQLPKLARVEHRAFAGGADAKIFREHLQNEHACQLAWKTRRDFDPRTSVVLQQGAEPVGFVRAGGARGVAVIDCVAVVPELRGGTGRALMLEALRRMRALRFEVALLTVTAENATAVRLYERLGFREVGWSMAVYRR, encoded by the coding sequence ATGGCCACGGACACGCGCGATTTTCCGCTCACCTTCGCCTGGCGCGTGGAGATGGCCCGCGAGCTGGCGAGCGCGCTGCCGGAGCCGGAACTTCCCCGCGGGATGCTGTTCGTCGATTTCCGGCCCGTGCAGCTGCCCAAGCTCGCGCGCGTGGAGCACCGCGCGTTCGCCGGCGGCGCGGACGCCAAGATCTTCCGCGAGCACCTCCAGAACGAGCACGCATGTCAGCTCGCATGGAAGACGCGGCGCGACTTTGATCCGCGGACGTCGGTGGTCTTGCAGCAAGGCGCGGAGCCGGTGGGCTTCGTGCGTGCCGGCGGCGCGCGCGGGGTGGCGGTGATCGACTGCGTGGCGGTCGTGCCCGAGCTGCGCGGCGGCACGGGACGGGCGCTGATGCTCGAAGCGCTGCGGCGCATGCGCGCGCTCCGGTTCGAGGTGGCGCTGCTCACCGTGACCGCCGAGAACGCGACGGCCGTGCGCCTGTACGAACGCCTGGGCTTCCGCGAGGTGGGCTGGTCGATGGCCGTCTACCGGCGCTGA